A region from the Candidatus Bathyarchaeota archaeon genome encodes:
- a CDS encoding AbrB/MazE/SpoVT family DNA-binding domain-containing protein has product MVHRDKFIFLALTFDDKLEKIIKVGKKGVIVLPKKVREEAGVREGGSIRVKTTPAGVLLIPRFESPAKELSNLPVNRPAKPTIEVLRGLRGEVHRELKVEG; this is encoded by the coding sequence GTGGTCCACCGCGATAAGTTTATATTCTTAGCTTTAACTTTTGACGATAAATTGGAGAAAATTATTAAAGTTGGAAAAAAAGGCGTGATAGTCTTACCTAAGAAGGTTAGGGAGGAGGCTGGGGTCCGCGAAGGGGGATCCATCAGGGTGAAGACCACTCCAGCTGGGGTGTTGCTCATCCCAAGGTTCGAGAGCCCGGCTAAGGAACTTTCAAACCTGCCCGTAAATCGACCCGCCAAGCCAACCATCGAAGTCCTGAGAGGGCTCAGGGGCGAGGTGCATAGGGAGCTGAAAGTTGAAGGCTAG
- a CDS encoding ATP-binding protein has translation MSQRFFVNREEELEFLEAAYNSRRPEFIIIYGRRRVGKTELILRFLQYKPGLYFLASTEGDRENIANFKAKCSELIKDPSFAEIEFADWFSLFQALSRNVNFLDLLREKLVICIDEFPYLIAGNPAIPSIFQKIYDLILKKLNIMLILCGSSVSVMETEVLSRRSPLYGRRTGQWQLNPLSFVNIKDFLNYDIEDQIKTWFVLGGIPEYLLKFDPALPFWDNVKTNILTKGRYLYDEAEILLRMEFREPRNYKLIFKALVLGKNTLGEICNLTGLDKSMVSKYLDVLKNLRLVREEIPITASPKFKGRLYSLIDPYFNFWFRYVYTNRIDLEAHRQSEVLQRIKADFPNYGGYMFERLIEELLREGRLLRGFSWSRIGKWWHKDEEIDIVALNEQTKNILFAECKWSDEVDAGSILAGLREKAMLVRWRSKTQIYAVFAKSFKEKFKEPGALLFDLKDIEEILSEHR, from the coding sequence ATGTCTCAACGATTTTTCGTGAACCGCGAGGAGGAGCTCGAGTTCCTTGAGGCCGCCTATAACTCTAGGAGGCCCGAATTCATAATTATTTATGGCCGCCGCAGAGTCGGGAAGACGGAGCTCATCCTAAGATTTCTCCAATACAAGCCCGGCCTATATTTCCTCGCCTCGACCGAGGGGGATAGGGAGAACATCGCGAACTTCAAGGCCAAGTGCTCCGAACTCATAAAAGACCCCTCCTTCGCCGAAATAGAGTTCGCCGACTGGTTCTCCCTATTTCAGGCGCTGTCCAGGAACGTGAACTTCCTCGACCTACTCAGAGAAAAACTCGTCATCTGCATAGACGAGTTCCCATATCTCATAGCGGGGAACCCCGCTATCCCCTCGATATTCCAGAAGATCTACGATCTAATCCTGAAGAAGCTGAATATCATGCTTATCCTATGCGGCTCATCCGTTAGCGTGATGGAAACCGAAGTCCTAAGCAGGAGGAGCCCGCTCTACGGCAGGCGGACGGGGCAATGGCAGCTGAATCCCCTCTCCTTCGTGAATATAAAGGATTTCCTTAACTACGACATCGAGGACCAGATAAAAACCTGGTTCGTCTTGGGGGGTATCCCGGAGTACCTGCTGAAATTCGATCCAGCACTCCCCTTCTGGGATAACGTGAAGACGAACATCCTAACCAAGGGGAGGTACCTCTATGATGAAGCGGAGATCCTGCTGAGAATGGAGTTCCGGGAACCTAGAAACTACAAATTAATCTTTAAAGCGCTCGTGCTAGGCAAAAACACCCTGGGCGAGATATGCAACCTCACGGGCTTGGATAAAAGCATGGTCTCCAAATACCTTGATGTACTCAAAAACCTCCGCCTCGTGAGGGAAGAGATCCCCATTACAGCCTCCCCCAAGTTCAAGGGAAGACTTTACTCGTTGATAGATCCATATTTCAACTTCTGGTTCAGATACGTCTACACGAATAGGATCGATCTGGAGGCCCACAGACAGTCCGAGGTCCTGCAACGGATCAAAGCCGACTTCCCAAACTACGGCGGATACATGTTCGAAAGATTAATAGAAGAACTGTTAAGGGAGGGGAGGCTTCTACGCGGCTTCTCATGGAGCCGGATCGGCAAATGGTGGCATAAAGACGAAGAGATCGACATCGTCGCCCTCAACGAACAGACAAAAAACATCCTATTCGCAGAATGCAAGTGGAGCGATGAGGTCGACGCCGGATCCATCCTAGCCGGGCTCAGAGAGAAGGCTATGCTCGTCCGATGGCGGAGCAAAACCCAAATCTACGCTGTATTCGCGAAAAGCTTCAAGGAAAAATTCAAAGAGCCCGGCGCCCT